A single window of Pseudomonas lijiangensis DNA harbors:
- a CDS encoding efflux RND transporter permease subunit yields the protein MSRFFIDRPIFAWVLAIIVMLAGVMSILTLPIAQYPSIAPPAIAITATYPGASAKTLEDSVTQVIEQKMKGLDRLSYMASTSESSGTATITLTFENGTDPDTAQVQVQNKLSLATPLLPQEVQQQGVTVAKSATNFLNVLAFTSEDGSMSDTDLADYVAANVQETISRLDGVGDTTLFGSQYAMRIWLDPNRLINFGLTPIDVSNAIKAQNAQVSAGQLGGLPLAPNQQINATITAQTRLKTAEEFRNILLRTQTDGSQVRLKDVARIELGAESYTTSSRYNGKPATGLAIKLAPGANALDTVKAIDASLAEQEKFFPPGMKVQKPYDTTPFVRISIKQVVQTLVEAVALVFLVMFLFLQNLRATLIPTIAVPVVLLGTFGVLAVFGFTINTLTMFAMVLAIGLLVDDAIVVVENVERVMEEEGLPPKEATRKSMTQISGALVGIALVLAAVFVPMAFFGGSTGVIYRQFSITIVSAMTLSVLVAFVLTPALCATMLKPSHGLTNKGFFGWFNRTFDRGNKRYQGVVTHMLGKGRRYMLVYAVLLAAVVFGFSKLPGGFLPEEDQGTLFALVQLPPGATQTRTNEVLREVEHHFLVDQKDSVEGMFAVMGFSFAGSGQNVGFAFVKLRPWDQRTGKDQSVTAVAAKAGAFFASIRDAKVFAFAPPAVSELGNASGFDLMLQDKANLGHEALMQARNQLLADLSKDDRLVAIRPNGQEDAPEFKLEIDTHKAESLGVSIDDINTVFSNAWGSSYVNDFIDKGRIKKVMLQGEATYRMLPEDIRRWYVRNSAGTMVSFDAFSKGEWMLASPRLERYNAVPSVEILGMGMPGRASSGEALQIVEAAIAKLPAGIGFQWTGISLQEKASSGQTTLLYSLSILIVFLCLAALYESWSIPVSVLLVIPLGVFGALLGAMLTWKLNDVYFQVALLTTIGLASKNAILIVEFAKEQHEAGKSLVEAALEAARMRLRPVLMTSIAFILGCVPLVMSNGAGSGAQNALGTAVIGGMLSGTILAIIFVPLFYVMVSQLFHGKRSPESALPDTSKET from the coding sequence ATGTCGCGTTTTTTCATTGACCGCCCCATTTTTGCCTGGGTGCTTGCCATTATCGTGATGCTGGCGGGCGTCATGTCGATCCTCACCTTGCCCATCGCGCAGTACCCCAGCATTGCCCCGCCGGCAATCGCCATCACTGCCACCTACCCCGGCGCGTCGGCGAAAACCCTGGAGGACAGCGTCACCCAGGTCATCGAGCAGAAGATGAAGGGCCTGGATCGACTGAGCTATATGGCGTCGACCAGTGAATCCTCGGGCACTGCCACCATTACCCTGACATTCGAAAACGGCACCGACCCCGACACCGCACAGGTCCAGGTGCAGAACAAACTTTCGCTGGCAACGCCACTGCTGCCACAGGAAGTCCAGCAACAGGGTGTCACCGTTGCCAAGTCGGCAACCAACTTCCTCAACGTGCTCGCCTTCACTTCCGAAGACGGCAGCATGAGCGATACGGACCTCGCCGACTATGTCGCGGCCAACGTGCAGGAAACGATCAGTCGTCTGGATGGGGTCGGCGACACCACCCTCTTCGGCTCTCAATACGCCATGCGCATCTGGCTCGATCCGAACAGACTGATCAACTTCGGGCTTACACCCATTGATGTCTCCAATGCGATCAAGGCACAGAACGCACAGGTCTCGGCGGGCCAGTTGGGCGGCTTGCCACTGGCTCCGAACCAGCAGATCAATGCGACCATCACCGCCCAGACCCGGCTGAAGACCGCCGAGGAGTTCAGAAACATTCTGCTGCGCACCCAGACCGATGGCTCTCAGGTACGCCTCAAGGATGTTGCCCGAATCGAGCTGGGAGCCGAGTCTTACACGACCTCCAGTCGTTACAACGGCAAACCGGCGACAGGTCTGGCCATCAAGCTGGCTCCGGGCGCCAACGCACTGGACACGGTCAAGGCAATCGATGCCAGCCTCGCAGAGCAGGAGAAGTTTTTTCCGCCCGGCATGAAAGTGCAGAAGCCTTATGACACGACGCCTTTCGTGAGGATCTCGATCAAGCAGGTCGTCCAGACGCTGGTCGAAGCCGTGGCGCTGGTTTTCCTGGTGATGTTTCTGTTCCTGCAAAACCTGCGCGCCACATTGATCCCGACCATCGCGGTGCCTGTGGTGTTGCTGGGCACCTTTGGTGTACTGGCGGTTTTCGGGTTCACCATCAATACATTGACCATGTTCGCCATGGTCCTGGCCATTGGTCTGTTGGTGGATGACGCCATTGTCGTGGTGGAGAACGTCGAACGGGTCATGGAGGAAGAAGGCCTGCCTCCCAAGGAGGCCACACGCAAATCCATGACACAGATCAGCGGTGCGCTGGTCGGCATCGCTCTGGTTCTGGCCGCGGTGTTCGTTCCGATGGCGTTCTTCGGGGGCTCGACCGGCGTGATCTATCGCCAGTTCTCCATCACCATCGTTTCGGCCATGACCCTGTCGGTGCTGGTGGCATTCGTACTGACTCCCGCACTCTGCGCGACAATGCTCAAACCCTCTCACGGCCTGACCAACAAAGGATTCTTTGGCTGGTTCAACCGCACATTCGACCGGGGCAACAAGCGCTACCAGGGCGTCGTGACGCACATGCTGGGCAAGGGACGCCGATATATGCTCGTCTACGCGGTGCTGCTGGCCGCTGTCGTGTTCGGATTCAGCAAGCTTCCGGGCGGTTTTCTCCCTGAAGAAGACCAGGGCACCTTGTTCGCTCTGGTCCAATTGCCACCAGGCGCGACACAGACCCGTACCAACGAGGTCCTGCGAGAGGTCGAACACCATTTCCTGGTGGATCAGAAAGACTCGGTCGAGGGCATGTTTGCCGTCATGGGCTTTAGCTTTGCCGGCAGCGGGCAGAACGTCGGCTTTGCTTTCGTCAAGCTACGTCCATGGGACCAGCGAACCGGCAAGGATCAGAGCGTCACGGCTGTGGCGGCAAAGGCCGGTGCTTTCTTTGCCAGCATCCGTGACGCCAAGGTGTTTGCCTTCGCGCCACCTGCCGTGTCTGAACTGGGCAACGCATCGGGCTTCGATCTGATGCTCCAGGACAAGGCCAACCTCGGTCACGAAGCACTCATGCAGGCGCGCAACCAGTTGCTGGCCGACTTGAGCAAGGATGATCGACTGGTCGCCATACGCCCCAACGGTCAGGAAGATGCTCCGGAATTCAAACTGGAGATAGACACGCACAAGGCTGAAAGCCTGGGCGTTTCGATTGATGACATCAATACGGTATTTTCCAATGCCTGGGGCAGCAGCTATGTAAACGACTTTATCGACAAGGGCCGCATCAAGAAGGTGATGCTGCAAGGTGAAGCCACTTACCGGATGCTGCCGGAAGACATCCGCCGTTGGTATGTGCGAAACAGTGCCGGCACCATGGTGTCGTTCGATGCCTTTTCCAAAGGCGAGTGGATGCTGGCTTCTCCACGCCTCGAACGCTACAACGCCGTACCGTCGGTGGAAATTCTCGGTATGGGCATGCCCGGACGCGCCTCAAGCGGCGAAGCCCTGCAGATCGTCGAGGCGGCAATCGCAAAGCTGCCAGCAGGTATAGGTTTTCAGTGGACCGGCATTTCCCTTCAGGAAAAAGCCTCCAGCGGCCAGACGACACTGCTCTACAGCCTGTCGATCCTGATCGTGTTCCTTTGTCTGGCAGCACTTTATGAAAGCTGGTCGATCCCGGTCTCGGTGCTTCTGGTGATTCCTTTGGGCGTATTCGGCGCACTGCTGGGCGCAATGCTGACCTGGAAGCTCAATGACGTGTATTTCCAGGTCGCCCTGCTTACTACCATCGGCCTGGCTTCAAAGAACGCCATTCTGATCGTCGAGTTTGCCAAAGAGCAGC
- a CDS encoding efflux RND transporter periplasmic adaptor subunit, with product MGITTVKSQPVDLTTELPGRTTPYLIAEVRPQVNGIIQERTFREGADVKAGETLYRIDPATYKASYDNYLATLGKAQANQRSLRLKAERYKELITIKAVSQQEYDDTDAELGQANAEVNAAKANVESARITLAYTRVTAPISGRISKSAVTPGALVTDSQTTALTTIQQLDPIYVDVTQPSMSLLRLKRSMARGELEKSGESAARVRLMLEDGSQYPFEGRLEFSDVTVDQNTGSITLRAVFPNPQAELLPGMYVRAVLQEGTQQNGILIPQQAVSRNSAGKPVVYVVGKDSRLELRALDTDRTVGDQWLVRSGLQPGEQIVVDGIPRAQPGAEVKTTPWQPKAVTANAPSSAPASASN from the coding sequence ATGGGCATCACGACGGTCAAGTCCCAGCCCGTCGACCTGACCACAGAGCTTCCCGGACGCACGACTCCGTACCTGATCGCAGAAGTTCGTCCTCAGGTGAACGGCATCATTCAGGAACGTACTTTCCGCGAAGGGGCTGACGTCAAGGCAGGCGAAACGCTGTACCGGATTGACCCGGCCACCTACAAGGCCAGTTACGACAATTACCTGGCCACCCTCGGCAAGGCCCAGGCCAATCAGCGTTCCTTGCGCCTCAAGGCAGAACGTTACAAGGAGCTGATTACCATCAAGGCCGTCAGTCAGCAGGAATACGATGACACCGACGCCGAGCTGGGACAGGCCAATGCCGAGGTCAATGCCGCCAAGGCAAACGTCGAAAGTGCTCGCATCACGCTCGCCTATACCCGAGTCACAGCCCCTATATCCGGGCGCATCAGTAAATCGGCCGTCACCCCCGGCGCACTGGTGACCGACAGTCAGACCACGGCGCTGACCACCATTCAGCAACTCGATCCCATCTATGTAGACGTGACTCAGCCCAGCATGTCGCTGCTGCGCCTCAAGCGCTCCATGGCACGTGGCGAACTGGAGAAGTCCGGTGAATCCGCTGCCAGAGTCCGGTTGATGCTGGAGGACGGCAGTCAGTATCCGTTCGAGGGGCGACTGGAGTTCTCGGACGTCACAGTGGACCAGAATACCGGCTCCATCACCTTGCGGGCCGTTTTCCCCAACCCTCAGGCAGAACTGCTGCCGGGCATGTATGTGCGTGCGGTGCTGCAGGAAGGCACTCAACAAAACGGCATCCTGATCCCGCAACAGGCTGTTTCGCGCAACAGTGCAGGCAAGCCCGTTGTTTATGTCGTCGGCAAGGACAGCAGACTCGAACTCCGTGCCCTGGATACCGATCGCACCGTTGGCGACCAATGGCTGGTCCGGTCAGGCCTGCAACCTGGCGAGCAGATTGTGGTGGACGGCATCCCGCGTGCCCAGCCGGGTGCCGAAGTCAAGACGACGCCCTGGCAGCCCAAGGCTGTTACTGCGAACGCTCCCTCATCAGCGCCAGCCAGCGCCTCGAACTAA
- a CDS encoding TetR/AcrR family transcriptional regulator: MRVRTEAKREAILEAASQVFLEAGFEGASMSQIAARVGGSKRTLYGYFANKEELFVAVAHSAAESLLGPLFDSLGSTEEPLVVVLARVGYSLSRLMTDEQTLQIMRTMIAISGRSDIGEMFYATGPAKGLKALASYLEGQMEAGTLTRSDPMIMAQHFHALHQAEILLPGLLGVLKSPTSQYLCESTARALGAFFNAYAVLDQPLSDEELAQVLKGVSQA, encoded by the coding sequence ATGCGCGTCAGGACAGAAGCCAAGCGCGAAGCCATCCTTGAAGCGGCTTCTCAGGTTTTTCTGGAGGCCGGTTTCGAGGGTGCATCGATGTCGCAGATTGCTGCCCGGGTCGGCGGCTCGAAACGCACGCTTTACGGTTACTTTGCCAACAAGGAAGAGCTTTTCGTCGCGGTTGCACACAGCGCTGCCGAGAGTCTGCTAGGCCCGCTGTTTGATTCGCTGGGGTCTACCGAGGAACCGCTGGTAGTGGTTTTGGCGAGAGTCGGCTACAGCTTGAGCAGGCTGATGACCGATGAGCAGACATTGCAGATCATGCGAACGATGATTGCCATCTCCGGGCGAAGCGACATCGGTGAAATGTTCTACGCGACGGGGCCGGCCAAAGGGCTGAAGGCGCTTGCCTCTTACCTGGAAGGGCAGATGGAAGCAGGCACGCTCACCCGCAGTGATCCAATGATCATGGCCCAGCACTTCCATGCGTTGCATCAGGCTGAAATCCTGTTGCCGGGCTTGCTCGGGGTCCTCAAGAGCCCCACCAGTCAGTATCTCTGCGAGTCAACAGCCCGGGCATTGGGGGCTTTTTTCAATGCCTATGCGGTACTCGATCAGCCTTTGTCGGATGAGGAACTGGCGCAGGTGCTCAAAGGGGTTTCGCAGGCATAA
- a CDS encoding sugar phosphate isomerase/epimerase family protein — MREFLIFQSLWAMLDHRGRCDLSLEAQLEKIAAAGFDGVTDHFWVTEHVQRLSSAARAQGLQIEGQLFPRTVDDLARAIDVISPYGCHHLTLQADVQPRTLRQAIDLLEGWQRLAEQADFPILVETHRYRITSDLLFTLDILAEMPDLKLLADLSHYVVGRELPVPPAPEDEEHLQTILRHSWGFHGRVASSEQVQIPITFAQHQPWLDYFLKLWRYGMEDWLSRPVNETGSLSFTCELGPPPYAITGADGRDITDRWAEALLLKRLVGELWQECLAA; from the coding sequence ATGCGTGAATTCCTGATCTTCCAGTCGCTCTGGGCAATGCTCGATCACAGAGGCCGGTGCGACCTCTCTCTGGAGGCACAACTGGAGAAAATAGCGGCAGCCGGATTCGACGGAGTGACCGATCACTTCTGGGTAACCGAGCATGTCCAGCGCCTGTCATCGGCAGCCAGGGCTCAGGGTTTGCAGATCGAAGGCCAGTTGTTCCCGCGAACCGTGGATGATCTGGCCAGGGCAATCGATGTGATTTCACCTTATGGTTGCCATCACCTCACCTTGCAAGCGGATGTACAGCCACGCACCTTGCGCCAGGCCATCGACCTGCTCGAAGGCTGGCAGCGGCTGGCCGAACAGGCAGACTTCCCGATTCTGGTGGAAACCCATCGCTATCGCATCACCAGCGACTTGCTGTTCACCCTGGATATCCTCGCCGAAATGCCGGATCTCAAACTTCTGGCCGACCTGTCCCATTACGTGGTGGGTCGGGAACTGCCCGTACCGCCTGCCCCGGAAGATGAAGAACACTTGCAGACCATCCTGCGTCACAGTTGGGGGTTTCATGGCCGGGTTGCCAGCAGTGAACAGGTGCAGATTCCCATCACCTTCGCCCAGCATCAGCCTTGGCTGGACTACTTCCTCAAGCTCTGGCGCTACGGCATGGAGGACTGGCTGAGCCGCCCGGTCAACGAAACAGGCAGCCTGTCCTTCACCTGCGAACTGGGTCCGCCGCCCTACGCCATCACCGGCGCAGACGGACGCGACATCACCGACCGCTGGGCCGAAGCGCTGTTGCTCAAACGCCTGGTCGGTGAACTCTGGCAGGAGTGCCTGGCGGCTTAG
- a CDS encoding NAD(P)/FAD-dependent oxidoreductase, producing MSAPLVIIGAGHAGGRAALTLRAEGYNGRLVLIGDERHLPYERPPLSKELLKGSMDLAACSLCDPLRLAELDIEHMAGNPVTVLDPAGHRLQLADGQWLDYARLLIATGGRARLLPNVSSRLANVLYLRTHDEAIALRSALKPGTRLVVIGGGFIGLEVAATARALNCQVTLLEAGPRLAGRVLPERLSAALLELHVRNGVDVRLNVSIEALQGETRAEAVQLVSGEQLACDLLVVGIGMQPNIELARSAGLEVGQGIRVDDTLRTSAPDIYAAGDVCEFRLQPDGDFQRQETWRNAEAQGRHAALNLLGRELPFQDTPGFWSDQYDWGLQTIGQVSNARPDATRLISTGGFVLFYLDQHQCLTGACGWGPGNSVAKDIKICERLIGSRIRLDAGQLANPETPLKQLLRS from the coding sequence ATGTCTGCTCCACTGGTGATAATAGGTGCCGGTCATGCCGGTGGTCGTGCGGCCCTGACCTTGCGGGCCGAGGGATACAACGGGCGCCTGGTGCTGATCGGTGATGAGCGCCACCTGCCTTACGAGCGCCCGCCGCTGTCCAAGGAATTGCTCAAAGGCAGCATGGATCTTGCGGCTTGCAGCCTCTGTGATCCGCTGCGGCTGGCCGAGCTGGATATCGAGCATATGGCAGGCAATCCGGTAACGGTGCTGGACCCAGCCGGGCACCGTCTGCAACTGGCCGACGGGCAATGGCTGGATTATGCCCGTCTGCTGATCGCCACCGGTGGCCGGGCACGACTGCTGCCCAACGTATCGTCCCGGCTTGCCAATGTGCTTTACCTTCGCACCCATGACGAAGCCATTGCCTTGCGTTCAGCGCTCAAGCCCGGAACCCGGCTGGTGGTCATCGGCGGCGGGTTCATTGGTCTGGAGGTCGCGGCCACTGCACGCGCACTCAACTGTCAGGTGACATTGCTGGAAGCCGGCCCGCGGCTGGCAGGACGTGTGCTACCGGAAAGACTGTCCGCTGCCCTGCTGGAACTGCATGTGCGCAACGGTGTGGACGTCCGTCTGAACGTCAGCATTGAAGCCCTGCAAGGCGAGACCCGTGCCGAAGCCGTGCAATTGGTCAGCGGCGAACAGCTTGCCTGCGATCTGCTGGTCGTCGGCATCGGCATGCAACCCAATATCGAACTGGCCAGATCTGCCGGTCTCGAAGTCGGTCAAGGCATACGTGTCGATGACACGCTGCGCACCAGCGCCCCGGATATCTATGCCGCGGGGGATGTCTGCGAGTTTCGCTTGCAGCCCGATGGCGACTTCCAGCGTCAGGAAACCTGGCGCAATGCCGAAGCCCAGGGACGGCATGCGGCCTTGAATCTGCTGGGCCGCGAACTGCCCTTTCAGGACACGCCCGGCTTCTGGTCCGATCAGTACGACTGGGGACTGCAGACCATCGGCCAGGTTTCAAATGCCCGGCCCGACGCCACGCGCCTGATATCGACAGGTGGCTTCGTGCTGTTCTATCTCGATCAACACCAATGCCTGACAGGAGCCTGCGGCTGGGGACCGGGCAATAGTGTTGCCAAAGACATCAAGATCTGCGAACGACTGATCGGCAGCCGGATTCGTCTGGATGCCGGGCAACTGGCCAATCCCGAGACCCCGCTCAAGCAACTGCTGAGGAGCTGA
- a CDS encoding MocE family 2Fe-2S type ferredoxin, whose translation MTEQWIDVCAVDDIDEEDVIRFDHAQRTYAVYRSADSEFFATDGLCSHEAIHLADGLVMDHVIECPKHNGRFDYRSGKALGAPVCINLKTYQVRVEAGRVLLDLGQ comes from the coding sequence ATGACCGAACAATGGATCGATGTATGCGCCGTGGACGATATAGATGAAGAAGATGTCATTCGCTTCGACCACGCCCAGCGTACCTACGCCGTTTACCGCTCTGCCGACAGTGAGTTCTTTGCCACCGACGGGCTGTGTTCCCACGAAGCCATTCACCTGGCCGACGGTCTGGTGATGGATCATGTGATCGAATGCCCCAAGCACAACGGACGCTTCGACTACCGCTCCGGCAAGGCGCTCGGGGCTCCGGTCTGCATCAACCTCAAGACCTATCAGGTCAGGGTCGAAGCGGGACGTGTTCTGCTCGACCTCGGCCAGTGA
- a CDS encoding fatty acid desaturase family protein — translation MPEHDSAFEQDLQYRRRDYRLTGPEAALAAEKGLVSATWYQCPVSRKRMKELMQRRDGPALRDTALWFLTLGLSGLGGYWFWGSWACVPFFIVYGVLYGSASNARWHETGHGTAFKTRWMNDALYHVSSFMCLFEPHVWRWSHARHHTDTIIVGRDPEIVEPRPPSLLKMFLNLCSLPRALDTLRAVLRHAQGRASDEERDFIPESELHKVFRTARIWLVIYALVIMSALYLHSWLPLMFIGLPSIYGGWLSYIFGITQHVGLAEDTLDHRTNCRTIYMNPVLRFLYMDMNYHLEHHMFPMVPYHALAQLHAEIIDDCPPPYRSLFEAYKEIIPTVLKQRKDPTYFVRRPLRPQPPATEQVLAES, via the coding sequence ATGCCTGAACACGATTCGGCCTTTGAGCAGGACTTGCAATACCGGCGTCGGGATTATCGATTGACCGGCCCCGAAGCAGCACTTGCTGCAGAGAAAGGCCTGGTATCGGCCACCTGGTATCAATGCCCTGTTTCTCGCAAGCGCATGAAAGAGTTGATGCAACGCCGCGATGGCCCTGCCTTGCGCGATACCGCGCTGTGGTTCCTGACGCTGGGGTTGTCCGGCCTGGGCGGTTACTGGTTCTGGGGTAGCTGGGCCTGCGTACCGTTCTTCATTGTCTATGGCGTGCTGTATGGCTCCGCCTCCAATGCCCGCTGGCATGAAACCGGGCATGGCACGGCCTTCAAGACCCGCTGGATGAACGATGCCCTTTATCATGTCTCCAGTTTCATGTGCCTGTTCGAACCCCATGTCTGGCGCTGGAGTCATGCCCGGCACCACACCGACACCATCATTGTCGGCCGGGACCCGGAAATCGTCGAACCGCGTCCGCCCAGTCTGTTGAAGATGTTTCTGAACCTGTGCAGCCTGCCCCGTGCGCTGGATACCCTGCGTGCCGTCCTGCGTCACGCTCAGGGCCGGGCGAGTGACGAGGAACGGGATTTCATCCCCGAGTCCGAACTGCACAAGGTCTTTCGTACAGCCCGCATCTGGCTGGTGATCTATGCACTGGTCATCATGTCCGCGCTCTATCTGCACAGTTGGCTGCCGTTGATGTTTATCGGTCTTCCGTCCATTTATGGCGGATGGCTCTCCTATATTTTCGGTATTACACAACATGTAGGGCTGGCTGAAGATACGCTGGATCATCGAACTAACTGCCGAACCATCTATATGAATCCGGTTCTTCGCTTCCTATACATGGATATGAACTATCACCTGGAACACCATATGTTCCCGATGGTGCCTTATCACGCACTTGCCCAACTTCATGCCGAAATAATCGACGACTGCCCGCCGCCCTATCGTTCCCTGTTCGAGGCCTACAAAGAGATCATTCCCACGGTCCTGAAGCAGCGCAAGGACCCGACCTACTTCGTTCGTCGCCCCTTGCGCCCCCAACCGCCAGCCACCGAACAGGTGCTTGCCGAGTCCTGA
- a CDS encoding LacI family DNA-binding transcriptional regulator, producing MNNKKRPTIATVAERAGLSVATVDRVLNDRAPVSPQTAEQVLQAAEAVGYFAARLIGQRLRERRPHYRFGILLLGTAQEFYANLAAAINEAARAWTDANLSCHFEYITDRTPAVIAGQIEQLAVKYDGLGVVSFAHPLINQTILQIRAAGVPVVALLSDFHDTPQGPYVGQDNHAFGRTMGWLVAHISGAREGCVGVLMGGHRFLGHQARVDGLRSYLTQHAPHLRLLEPLVNMDNDDITEEATLDLLARHDDLRGLCVVGGGGDGIIKALAQLPERPSICSILLESTSSSHRALEQGVVSLVIDSQPLLIGTSLIRLLVELQEAPVFDPKRHCVHVPLQIVTSENSGVLGC from the coding sequence ATGAATAACAAGAAACGTCCTACCATTGCCACCGTGGCCGAACGCGCCGGATTGAGTGTTGCCACCGTTGACCGGGTGCTCAACGATAGGGCTCCGGTCAGCCCGCAAACCGCCGAACAGGTGCTGCAGGCCGCCGAGGCCGTCGGTTATTTCGCGGCCCGGCTGATCGGCCAGCGGCTGCGCGAGCGTCGTCCTCACTACCGTTTCGGCATTCTGCTGCTGGGCACCGCCCAGGAGTTCTACGCCAACCTTGCTGCTGCCATTAATGAAGCCGCCCGTGCCTGGACCGATGCCAATCTCAGCTGCCACTTCGAGTACATCACCGACCGTACCCCGGCTGTTATTGCAGGCCAGATCGAACAACTGGCAGTGAAATACGACGGGCTGGGTGTCGTCAGTTTCGCTCATCCGCTGATCAACCAGACCATCCTGCAGATACGCGCAGCGGGTGTGCCGGTGGTGGCCCTGTTGTCGGACTTTCACGATACCCCGCAAGGGCCTTATGTCGGCCAGGACAACCATGCATTCGGGCGCACCATGGGCTGGCTGGTCGCCCATATCTCGGGTGCCCGCGAAGGATGCGTCGGGGTGCTGATGGGCGGCCATCGCTTTCTCGGGCATCAGGCCCGCGTCGACGGCCTGCGCAGCTACCTCACGCAACACGCACCGCACCTCCGCCTGCTGGAGCCGCTGGTGAACATGGATAACGACGACATCACCGAAGAAGCCACCCTCGACCTGCTGGCCCGCCATGACGACCTGCGCGGACTGTGCGTAGTGGGCGGGGGCGGCGACGGCATCATCAAGGCACTGGCCCAGTTACCCGAACGGCCGTCGATCTGCAGCATCCTGCTGGAGTCGACGTCCAGCTCGCATCGGGCGCTTGAGCAGGGTGTAGTCAGTCTGGTGATCGATTCGCAGCCACTGCTGATCGGTACTTCCCTGATCCGGCTGCTGGTTGAGTTGCAGGAGGCCCCCGTCTTTGATCCAAAGCGGCATTGTGTTCATGTGCCTTTGCAGATAGTGACGAGTGAGAATAGTGGGGTTTTGGGCTGTTGA
- a CDS encoding toll/interleukin-1 receptor domain-containing protein — MVYTSAEVRTLTPVRENVERRATVPDLRDIFLCHAWDDRKGCAKELHDVLESIGVSVWFSEKDVLLGSSLLREIDKGLVKSRVGIVLVTPALLRRLAAEGIADKELSALLARDLLVPIIHDTTYESLREVSPLLGSRSGLSTAEDTFDDIAAKLAELVAP; from the coding sequence GTGGTCTACACCTCCGCCGAGGTACGGACACTCACACCGGTACGCGAAAATGTCGAGCGACGTGCGACTGTACCTGATCTACGTGACATCTTTCTTTGTCACGCTTGGGACGACCGGAAAGGATGCGCGAAGGAACTGCATGATGTGCTCGAGTCAATCGGCGTTTCAGTTTGGTTCAGCGAGAAAGACGTCCTTCTAGGTTCTTCGTTACTGCGAGAAATTGATAAGGGGTTAGTGAAGTCTCGAGTAGGGATTGTGCTGGTAACCCCCGCTTTGCTGCGCCGTCTAGCAGCCGAAGGCATCGCCGACAAAGAGCTTTCCGCGCTCCTAGCAAGGGATCTGCTGGTTCCCATCATTCACGATACAACATACGAATCGCTGCGCGAGGTCAGTCCTCTACTCGGTTCGAGAAGCGGCCTGAGCACTGCTGAAGATACGTTTGACGATATCGCGGCCAAGCTTGCCGAGTTGGTCGCCCCGTAA
- a CDS encoding DUF6124 family protein, with translation MKKLTPASPAPSLEESLLHISELLRCAAATAYESGDSLNGPKRDLAFSVVHLIGMARTELDRSLERVELR, from the coding sequence ATGAAAAAGCTAACACCCGCCTCACCTGCTCCATCGCTCGAAGAATCCCTGCTGCACATCTCCGAACTGCTGCGCTGCGCAGCCGCCACCGCCTACGAATCCGGCGACAGCCTCAATGGACCGAAACGTGATCTGGCTTTTTCAGTCGTGCATCTGATCGGCATGGCCAGGACTGAACTGGATCGATCGTTGGAGCGGGTGGAGCTGCGTTGA
- a CDS encoding DUF4198 domain-containing protein, with protein MKKTLSTLFTASALLLAAHSAQAHQIWFEQAPDRSMTFYYGEYDSNMLEVTPGGMDRFKALEAQWTSASGTTPLKMKLERDHFSVAQKPGKNDSWLAFDKQYPIFQVKDEGKTVSAYWTPATRWVSDFRAREPELDLDIVPTGVVKGDEVEFQVFHLHDPLGNVPVKLSSGSGWVLLANTDGEGKVSFKLPWKGTYVLGIEYRDRSEGGERVGIDGNKEKYDILAYSSSLSFHKATGLAPLPRAQSTLPASEIARLNKK; from the coding sequence ATGAAGAAAACCCTGAGCACCTTGTTTACCGCCTCGGCACTGCTGCTTGCAGCCCACTCGGCACAGGCTCACCAGATCTGGTTCGAGCAGGCCCCGGACCGCAGCATGACTTTCTACTACGGCGAATATGACAGCAATATGCTGGAGGTCACTCCCGGCGGCATGGATCGTTTCAAGGCCCTGGAAGCTCAGTGGACAAGCGCTTCAGGCACGACTCCGCTGAAAATGAAACTCGAACGCGACCATTTTTCGGTTGCTCAGAAGCCAGGCAAGAATGATTCATGGCTGGCCTTCGACAAGCAGTACCCGATCTTTCAGGTCAAGGACGAAGGCAAGACCGTCAGCGCCTACTGGACGCCAGCCACCCGCTGGGTCAGTGACTTTCGTGCCCGCGAGCCCGAGCTGGACCTGGATATCGTGCCGACCGGTGTCGTAAAGGGCGATGAAGTGGAGTTCCAGGTCTTTCACCTGCACGACCCGCTGGGCAATGTTCCGGTGAAACTGTCTTCCGGCTCAGGATGGGTGCTACTGGCCAATACCGATGGCGAAGGCAAGGTCAGCTTCAAGCTGCCGTGGAAAGGCACCTATGTGCTGGGCATCGAATATCGCGACCGCTCGGAGGGCGGTGAGCGTGTCGGGATCGATGGCAACAAGGAAAAATACGACATCCTGGCCTACAGCTCGTCGCTCTCGTTCCACAAGGCAACCGGTCTGGCACCTTTGCCCCGCGCGCAATCAACTCTGCCAGCGTCGGAAATCGCTCGTCTGAACAAGAAGTGA